From the Phoenix dactylifera cultivar Barhee BC4 chromosome 10, palm_55x_up_171113_PBpolish2nd_filt_p, whole genome shotgun sequence genome, one window contains:
- the LOC103708150 gene encoding ABC transporter G family member 25-like, with protein MPPTGKECDQNGVANRCMDSFISTSCYPLTLQFMDITYRIKLDPKVAATGSGIKRIFHAGGAANSPAAVPEERTILNGVSGIVSPGEFLAVLGPSGSGKSTLLSVIAGRLQGEHSGAVLANGCRLTKPVLRRTGYVAQDDVLYPHLTVRETLVFSAMLRLPRTVAAAEKVAAADAVVAELGLEKCADTAVGNAFVRGISGGERKRVSIGHEMLVNPSLLVLDEPTSGLDSTAAYRLVATLTGIARKGRSIVTSIHQPSSRVYQMFDSVLLLSEGNCLYFGRGREAMDYFGSVGFAPRFHVNPADFMLDLANGVAQIDYQVDADKSNVKQSLITSYNRVLAPKVKACISAAEAGDVAETGSERSTMREQRNCRNISWFSQFGILLRRSLKERRHETFNSLRVFQVMAAAVLAGSMWWHSNIHDVRDRLGLLFFISIFWGVFASFNAVFTFPQERAIFIKERSAGMYAVSSYFMARMAGDLPMELILPTVFVLVLYWMAGLREEPEAFMMTLAVLLGYVLVAQGLGLALGAAIVDAKKASTAVTVVMLSFLLTGGFYVQNVPSCIAWMKYTSFTFYCYRLLIDVQYRGSELATILSLSHQGNRRETAVEENLGGKAGSAACIVALVAMFVGYRLLAYLALRRIKT; from the exons ATGCCTCCCACTGGCAAAGAATGTGATCAGAATGGAGTCGCCAACCGATGTATGGATTCTTTCATCTCCACCTCCTGCTATCCCCTCACTCTCCAG TTCATGGATATTACGTATCGCATCAAACTGGACCCAAAGGTGGCCGCCACAGGGAGCGGAATCAAGCGTATATTCCATGCCGGCGGCGCGGCGAATTCCCCGGCGGCGGTCCCCGAAGAACGAACCATCCTGAATGGTGTCAGCGGGATTGTCTCGCCCGGCGAGTTCCTCGCGGTCCTCGGCCCGTCGGGGAGCGGCAAGTCGACTCTACTAAGTGTAATCGCCGGCCGGCTCCAGGGGGAGCACTCCGGCGCCGTGCTGGCCAACGGCTGTCGGCTTACCAAACCGGTTCTCCGCCGAACCGGGTACGTGGCCCAGGACGACGTGCTCTATCCTCACCTAACCGTAAGGGAGACCTTGGTTTTCTCCGCGATGCTCCGGCTGCCTCGGACCGTGGCGGCGGCGGAGAAGGTGGCGGCGGCGGACGCGGTGGTGGCGGAGCTGGGGCTGGAGAAATGCGCCGACACGGCGGTGGGGAACGCCTTCGTGAGGGGGATTTCCGGCGGCGAGCGGAAGCGGGTCAGCATCGGCCACGAGATGCTGGTGAACCCGAGTCTCCTGGTTCTCGACGAGCCGACGTCCGGTCTGGACTCCACGGCGGCCTACCGCCTTGTGGCCACCCTGACCGGGATCGCCCGGAAGGGCCGGTCCATCGTAACCTCGATCCACCAGCCCTCGAGCCGGGTCTACCAGATGTTCGACTCGGTTCTTTTGCTCTCCGAGGGGAATTGCTTGTATTTTGGGCGAGGGAGGGAGGCCATGGATTATTTCGGTTCGGTCGGGTTCGCTCCCCGGTTCCACGTGAACCCGGCCGACTTCATGCTCGACCTTGCAAACG GGGTTGCTCAGATAGACTATCAAGTTGACGCGGATAAGTCCAACGTAAAGCAATCTCTTATCACCTCCTACAACAGAGTGTTAGCCCCAAAGGTGAAAGCCTGCATTAGTGCTGCCGAAGCTGGAGATGTTGCAGAAACTG GTAGCGAAAGATCCACCATGAGGGAGCAGAGGAATTGCAGGAACATCAGCTGGTTCAGCCAGTTCGGCATCCTCCTGCGCCGAAGCCTCAAGGAAAGGAGGCACGAGACCTTCAACTCCCTGAGAGTCTTCCAAGTCATGGCTGCAGCCGTCCTCGCAGGGTCCATGTGGTGGCACTCCAACATTCATGATGTTCGGGACCGGCTGGGCCTCCTTTTCTTCATCTCGATTTTCTGGGGCGTCTTTGCATCCTTCAATGCGGTCTTCACGTTCCCGCAGGAGCGCGCGATCTTCATCAAGGAGAGGTCCGCAGGCATGTACGCCGTGTCCTCCTATTTCATGGCTCGAATGGCCGGCGACCTCCCTATGGAGCTTATTCTCCCCACCGTCTTTGTTCTGGTATTGTATTGGATGGCCGGGCTCAGGGAGGAGCCAGAAGCGTTCATGATGACACTGGCTGTGCTGCTTGGCTATGTTCTGGTGGCGCAAGGTCTTGGCCTTGCCCTCGGCGCGGCCATCGTGGATGCGAAGAAGGCTTCCACGGCGGTCACAGTAGTCATGCTGTCATTCCTCCTCACTGGGGGATTTTATGTTCAGAATGTGCCGAGCTGCATCGCCTGGATGAAATATACCTCCTTCACCTTCTACTGCTACAGGCTGCTCATCGACGTGCAATATCGAGGAAGCGAATTGGCTACTATTCTAAGTTTGTCTCACCAAGGGAACAGAAGGGAGACAGCAGTGGAAGAGAATTTGGGGGGGAAAGCCGGTTCGGCGGCGTGCATTGTGGCATTGGTCGCCATGTTTGTAGGATACAGGCTTTTGGCGTATCTTGCTCTCAGACGCATCAAAACATGA
- the LOC103706853 gene encoding dirigent protein 22-like has protein sequence MATVTTTISSLLFGMLLPSLFLPTCGLTNAKTQAHFSKPAHMKLRQKVSHLHFFFHDVVSGRNATAMPVTDPVMPLPSSFGKTVMMDDLLTEGPEPTSKPVGRAQGMYAFAAQQELGLLMVMNLVFTEGKYNGSVLTVLGRNPVLHRVREMPVVGGSGLFRFARGYAQAQTHWFNPNTGDAIVEYNAYVLHY, from the coding sequence ATGGCTACCGTCACCACAACCATTTCATCTCTTCTTTTTGGCATGCTCCTCCCATCCCTCTTCCTCCCCACTTGCGGCCTAACTAATGCAAAAACCCAGGCCCATTTCTCCAAACCAGCCCACATGAAGCTAAGGCAGAAGGTAAGCCACCTCCACTTCTTCTTCCATGACGTAGTGAGCGGCCGCAACGCGACGGCGATGCCGGTCACCGATCCGGTCATGCCTTTGCCATCGAGCTTCGGCAAGACCGTCATGATGGATGATTTGCTGACGGAGGGGCCGGAGCCGACTTCGAAACCCGTGGGCCGGGCTCAGGGGATGTATGCATTTGCGGCCCAGCAGGAGCTGGGCCTGCTCATGGTCATGAACCTGGTGTTCACAGAGGGGAAGTACAACGGCAGCGTGCTCACCGTGCTCGGACGGAACCCGGTGCTTCACCGGGTACGGGAGATGCCGGTGGTCGGAGGGAGCGGGCTGTTCCGATTCGCCCGGGGCTATGCTCAGGCCCAAACCCACTGGTTTAATCCCAACACGGGGGATGCCATTGTTGAGTACAATGCTTACGTGCTGCACTACTGA